From Oryzias latipes chromosome 3, ASM223467v1:
CTACATTTTTGACATACTAAACACATGTGGTCACAAAACCCCATGCAGACTGCAAAAGAGCAAGATGATTATCGGTGGCCGATATCGCCACGAATCAAATAAAAGCTTCAAGTAAGTTTAACGAGATGATGAAGATTTCGGAAAACCAACAGAATTCCACACATTTCATGCCGTCCGAAACACAATGCAGCTTTCAAGTAAAGACACAAAACAGGCCCCCAAACTCCTTTCATGGGGGTCAGCCTGGCCCTTTCATTCCTACAGCATACTGACCCACTTATGCAGGATGTCCCAACCCCCGCCACTGTTATTGTGTGAAACAAACTCATCATTCATTGTTGACTGCCGCTCACAATTACCCCCACTTTTTAGTGCAAAGAAAGAAGAGGGGACATGATGCGCCGGAGGAACGGCAGCTCATTAGATTAGTGATGGCCTGCCACTGCAATTAACTGCTATGCAGGGAAATGTAGTGCTCCACTTTCCAGCACTTGGGACGCAGGTCTGATCGCTGAAAGGcgcagacggctggttccaacCAACGCCAGACCACCAACATGCCTCAACGTGTACAATGAAGCCACTTggaattacaaaaagaaaaggctctgaacaacaacagaaaataacCTCAAGGAGACGGGAAAGAGCGTTTGAAGGAGAACTCTTTATACCtcaaaagagaaataaacaatGACTTCATCCTTCCAGGTGTTTACAAAGCACAAGAGGTCGCCCCCAACGGCACACAGTCCCAAGGGAGCAGTAACTCTGATCAACTTTGTTCACCAAAAGGAAATGTCCCGGCTGACTCCTCCAGCCAAACAGTGCTGTAGATCCCCACCTGGTCAGGAGGAAGTCAAAAACAAGGACAACTTCCACCCTTTGAGGCTGACCGGACACACACGGGTCATACAGGCAGACGAAAAACAGCCTGTTGACCTCCCTAGCACAAACAGCCGATGATGGTGGAGCTCTTATCTTACACTTACCTCCCTTTCACCATAAAAGTGgatagattttatttaaattcttaATTATTTGCAAGTCAAATGATCCTAATATCTccattaactttatttataacaacCTGGGTGCTACGCTTAAACAGAAAATTCAGCATATAGCCAGAGCAGCAACCAAACCTCTACGAACAACAGTTCACTTAGatcagacaaataaaatgaaagaaaaaaaaaaacttatctCCCACTATGTGTGTGCTGACAGAGGGTGTGTCCGTCACAGGGGAGGGGGTTGGAGGGAACCTTACCTGTCTGGCTTCTTCCAGAGATTTTTGCAGCCTGCTGATTTCCGTTTCATACTGCTCCTTCATGTTGTCCACCTCCTGATCGTGAGCAGACACCTCCTCCTTCAAGGCTCCCTTCAGGGCTGTTAATTCCCTTTCGCGCTTCCGCAGCAGCTCCTCCTGATCCTCCTTCGCAAGGAGAACTTCCTGCATTGCCAATTTCAGCTGCATCATGTCCTGTGACAAAGTGAGACGGTTGTAGTCCCCATTATCTTAGTGGAGAAAGAATCAAGGAAAATCGCCGCTTATCAGTCGGGTTTGCTCTGACCCTTTGATTCATGCTCACATTGACTTGAACagatttgtgtttctttttgtcagatttGTGAAGGATGCTAGTAAATGTTTAGACATATTATTATCAACATGATAATTTTAACTCCGAAATGTCATCTCAGAGTGCTGATAATTAGATTTAGGGTTTACGCCACTTACTGCCATAATGGCGTCTTTTTCTCCATCAGCTGCAGCAGACCTCTTTGCTGAGTCGAGCTCATCGTGCATCTCTGACAGCTGCTCCTGAAGGTCTCTGATCtctgtctggttctgctcccTCTCCATTTTCACCTGGAAAAGTCTGACCAAGCACACAACCTGTCACACCACAGAGCAGGCCTGTTTTAAAGTCTACCCAAGCCCATCTGGATCTGCACACCTGCACTTTGAATTCACAGCACTTGAACTTCAGTCCTTCATGAAGCCCATAGAGCACAGAGCTTAGACTAAAGACTTGAATGAAGGAAAGCTTATGTCTAACCAGTGTCCAGATGACAACACCTGCAGATGATGTGAGACACTTTCAATAAGCCCTGTGTTGGCTTGCAGAACATCTGCTCAAAGCTAAAATGCATATATGTTCACAGTTCATATACactttttatttgatcatttataAATAAGTTTCAAAGAGAGAACACCTCTGACTTTGGTCAGTTTTTACTCATAAAAAGCCCTTTAAAACTCTGGACCAGTAAGGAAACTTCATGTTCCACAACCAAGTAACTCACTGATATGATcatacaaaaaaagacaaaaatagagCTTATCTGCTTAGACAATGCAACTCGGATCGGTGTGAAAAAACTTGagaaatggaaaataaacatttaccaCAGATTACTATGACTAAAATGTCCCAAAATAAGACATTATAAGCATCAGCGCATGTTTTTAAAGAATGGGAAATTGTCTGCACTCACTCTTCTAGTGTTGTCCGGAGATCTGCTTCTGTTTTGGCGAGTTTTTCCTTCAGCTGCACACACTCCTCCATGCAGCGCTGgagctcctgctgcagctccttcagACTTAAACCAGCCTCTTTCTGGGTCTGATTGTCCTGATAGTAAAATACATAAAGCAACATGCTgagattttttgttgttcttgttgaaTTAGTCTGCACTCAAACTACAAAGAGAGAGCTTActtaatttttcatttcaatatCAAGATGTGAttgcatttaataaaaatgtttttgattttgtgtttttttttagataattaaaaagactcaattacaaaaaaaacaagagttctGGTTTCAGACAATCCAAAAAAATGACCTCACAAAGATTTAACTTTAAAGTAAATCTCTTCTTATACTTCTTCAAAGCTACATCAACATTTAATGAAACAAGAGTTAAAGGTATTTATTTTGTTCCAATATCCTAACATGAATGCACACTTGTATTAATCTTTATCAGCTCTATTATAAAACCAAACACCACTcttaatgtatctttttaaattcaaaggTATGTTGATTTTATCCCTTAAAGCTCTTTCTCCAGAAAAGTCGGTCGGAGCATATTTTCATGCAAATGTTCTATAATAAAAAGGCATGCATACACAAACAGAAtgtcagcagcagcacagctgCAGCTAGATTGCTGTTACCACTATTTTCTTTTCCAGCTGCCTCTTCAGTTCGGTAATCTCTTTCTCCAGTTCAGCGTTTTGCTCCTGCAGTGCTTTGGTCTGTGCAGCAAAGTCTGCAGACTGACAGCAGATAGCAGACATTTGAAGTTGGTGTATCCACACTTTCATTATCTGGTAGTTGCAATATTTATAACACAACGTTGTTTTTCAGGTGGACAACTAGAGATCATCTCGACAATGCACCACTAAGAACTTACTTTGGTGTTGCCTTGTGTTGATGCCGTGGCTCGAGTCTTCAATGTCTGTATCTTTTCAAACACAAGGttgactttcttttttgtaactTCGTCATTATCGTTgctcctgcagacacacaaacaaaagtcGTGAGTCTTCTGAGAAAAGAACGGGTCAAATTTAGCTTGATATGCATCAAAAACTGATTTGTTACATCATACATCAATGTTTTGTATTCTTTAAAACATGCTAACTATGGTGATCTTAAAAACTGATTTCTAGATgataaactgttgtttttgagTTTACTAACAGGCTTTGAATAATcataagcagcaaaaaaaataaaaatggacgGATGGTTTTgtaacaaaaggatgatggcaGAATTTTCTTGAACATAGAAAAGCAAACGtgaaaacaacagaataaaTAAACTTTCATATTGTATCAGAACACATTTCAGAGCTGTCACAGAAACCCCGAGCCGCCCAGGCTGCTCTCCACTCCTCAAACAGATGATTTTCATTAAAGCTTTATAACCCCCGCTGGAAAATGTTTGTCTTGCGAGGCTCGGGGAATGTTGCTCGGTTTCAGCCCCTGCACTTCCATCTGCGTTTCCCCTCCTTTGTCCTGTGATTCCTGACCTGTGGCCCGACACACCCAGGCTGTTTCCTGTTCTCTTTCTACTATTGGCTCCATCTGTACCACATGCAAAAACTGCAGATGCAATGTGGGTGAAAATCATTGAAAGTAATGAGGCTGGTTGAGTCAACAGTTTTCAGGGAGACGATTCCTCGTCTACATCAATCCTTCAAATATATGTATCACCTTTGTGTGTCAGACTGGACTGTGCGACAGGTGAGGTACTTGTACTAATTACTGCCTCTTCATTAGTGATAAAACATTAGCAGTTTAGCCTCAATCATGCGACAGATCAAATTTAAACATGGACGtaactaaaaatgtttaaaaatttagatttaggagaaaagtttttgttttttcacccaaaatggaaacattttctttttaattccaAGACCAAAAGTTAACTTAGCACGTggggaaaagaaaataaaaggctGCAGCTGTGTTAAGGATAATAAAAAATTGGTTGACTTTTCACAGGCACTGAAAAAAGTAGTTGGAAAGGAGTTGATCGTTATCTACCGGTGCGAGTTTAGCCAGGTCGGTATTGAGTTAATCTTCTGGatctattttttctgaaaacagaccaAGTGGATTAGCACCTTTTCCATTAACGTGACTGAATGAAGTTGGCTTTCTGTTTCTAAAACTGCAGTTCAATCTAGAGCTAAGTAAACATGCATATAGGAaggtttattttccttttacgCCATTTCTTGTTCCTCTGTTGCAGAAAAATTGTTGAAATTTCAAAAACGGAACAATATTGTATTGAATAGGATGAATCTTGACTGAAATTATGACACTATCAATCGAAATCAGATTAAATCATGTTTCTGGGGatgtatttacttttaaaactcAAATTACTGGTATAATAGGGTGGAAAAGAGGGATTCTGGCTAGAAAGCAAATGAATCACCCAGCCTGGATGGGAGTGTAAAGATATCACATTCCATCACTTTTTTTACCAACAGCCCAGCTGAGATAAAAGACACTTAAAGTGACAAAACAGTTTCATCATTCACATAGCCctggtttgttgttgttgtaatttGTTAAATGTGGTCTTTACAACATCAATTACTCCCTtcacttaaaatatttttacagcacaaatccacattttacaaacatttgacaacaaaaaataatctgAGAGTGATAAACAGAATGGTGTGGTGAACTCACCCCTCTTTAAGATAATTAAACAGAATTTGCTTGGCTGTCTCTTCATGTGTTTGCTGGGAAAGCTCCTGCTGACCCTTGAGGAGATCAGGTGTCGCCTGAATACCACAAGAAATGAGAAGGAGGATAAAAGTTTTACTGATTTTACAAAACTGAAAGCAGATGAAACTCATTGAGGTTATAGGTGCTTTTTACCTGAACATCTGTCCCTACACCAGGCTTTTCATTGGAAGGAGGCCTCAGCAGAGATGATGACGGGGATGCAGAAGTCTTCGGCGCAGACGATGCTTCAGCTTCACGTTCTTTACTCTTCAAAGGTAACAAAGATGAGTGTGACTGTGGCCTTTTGTAACCTTGTATGAAGCCAAGGCCTTTAGGGATGGTGCTCTGGGGTGAGCTGGGCTCACTGCGGACATTAGATCTAGGGTCACCCTTGCCATCATCACCACTGGCTAGTTTCTGCAGTCGTAGCTGTGAAGGCCGGAGGACATGCTCCATGGATGTGCCTTGGTAGTGGTAGAACTCATCTGTAGGGTTTGTGGTGTTTCTTAGGCCGAGAGCACTGTCCACACTCCGTGAGCGCTTCCGATCCTCTGGATTGATCCTGTTTCGGCGGCCCGCCCGGCCTCTGCGCTGATGACTTGAGCCATCAAACTTCTCGATGAGTTCATCAACGGCAGGAATGGAGCCGGTGTCTATGTCTCTGCCTGAACCTGGATGGAAGGGGATGTAGCGGCGATTCTCGTGGCGGTTTATGGTGTCTGCATATAAAACTTCCATTTGATCTTCCACCGGAGTCTTAGGCGTGGAGGGTGAGGAGGAATGGTGGGACCGAGGGGAAGACTCAAGAACTGGCCCACTGGAGTCAATTCTGCGTAAAGGAAGAACGTCCGGCTCACGGCGGGAGCGCTCAAGGCTGGAGTTGGCACTGCTCACAGAGATGGGCGATCTGCAGGAGTTCTTGCTTTGCTCACTTAAAGGACTGGAGCCCACAGGAGGCTGAGATGTAAGAACGGGCTGACTTTTAGAGGTAGGCTTAGAGTGAAGTGAATTAATGTTGGTAAGAAAAGGTTTGTACTGTGGCTGAGGTACTTGTGACTGTGGCTTGGTCATGGGTTCAGCCAACTGGGCTGGAGCCAAGGGCTGAGATTTTGGAGTTGGGAAAGGTGTCTTATTCAGGTTCAGGTTCAAGGaaggattttttgttttcccctcGAGGTCCTTTTTTCGGTCAAAGCTTGATGACCTTCCTCGGATAGGTAAAGCAGATTTGGAGGGTGAACTCTTGAACTGGTTCTCAGGTTGAACCGGAGGCACTGAAGGGATGCTGCTGAAACCTTCTAGATTTAAGGAATTAGTCTCTGGATCATATGGTTGTAGAATCTCTGGATGCCTTTGAAAATTCAAAAGAGTGGAGGGTTTCTTTTCTTGTGATTCACTAACTCCATTCTGAGTACTAGGGTGATGCATCATCTTCTGTGTCCTGTACTCCATGAAAGGGCTGTTGGATCTGGCCTCCTTGTTACCTCTGAAGTCATAGTCTTGGTAATTTTCAATAAAGGAGCCTTCATTGTCAGTGTAACCATTGCTGTAGGAGTCAAGGGACTGCGGGCCCCTGTCCTGGTTGTTCAGAACTACATACGGGTGTCCATCTATCCCCTGCACTCGGATGCTGAGGCCATATGTGCCGGCTTCATTACTATGCGGCCTGGAAGGTCGGGACGGTTGAGCAAAGCCCCGCTGTTGTCCGGTGTTAGGAATGCCAGGCACTCTATAGGACTCCATCAGGAATGTGGAAGGAAAATAAATCCCTCACCCTGGTTCAGGTGGCCAACCTAAGTAAACAAAGATTTAGATCAACTAGATTAGTCAAAGATGAATCATGACTGCCAagttttttacataaaacaacaCATCTTTAGATGTGTTTAGGTACTTCTTCCACTTTCTTGAatttgtgttttcctgtttgtttttttgaggagAAGATTGCTTAGGAGCATTCTCCTCCATCTGAACCATGACGCAAAAGCCTCAGTCTGCTGACAAACTTGTCCGAAACCATAATACCTTAAAGACATAGCAGACGTGTGAGTCAACATCTGACATCACGCTTTCGTTTAAGGCACAAACGGGCAGGTACGTCCCAGGAGGACTTTACAGGTGTGTAACTAACATGATGATTAGAAGTATTGGAATCgtcaataacaaaaaacaaaaatgagctcaaactaaaatgacaacaaaaaagtgaaaccCAAAACTGATCAATTAAGGATAGAGTAAAGTAAGTAGTACACAGTGCAATTATTTACTGAAAagtgcaaacacaaaaaaaaatacaacgaTAGAAGGATTTCAAGCCTATAGGAAAAAGCAGCCATACACAGACACCTAAAGTGAGCCCTGCCTGAACAGTGAAGACATTGCATCAGCAGACACCATATGTCTCACAGAACAATAGGATTTTTACAGGTTCCTGTTTGTTTAAATGACAGTCCTCTCCTCCAACGTTACTACACAAAGATGGAACGAGAATGGCCTTGTGGAAGGATGCTGATTAGACtgacaacaaagaaaaaggctgAATGTATCACATCCTCATCAGAtaggttttaaaaagtgacaagTTACgtcttgttttgaaaaaaaagaaaataccatAGAGTGAAAcgataaaacagaaacaaaaagaaccGGTCTTTGTCTTCATTCAGCCAGTGCACTGCACAGATAAAACTGTCTGCTTTTTGCGTGTCGTGACAGAATTAGACGTTTAGctttatatgtgtatatatgtatctATAGGATAAAGTGCGCTGATAGTctgaattaacaaaaaaaaggctggcTTTGACTTTCAGAAATGCCAATTCTTCTCCAAAGGTAAagcctccaatgaaaattgtgtttttggcatttttaacatgttcttgcagcatttttctgattttagagGACATGTATAcggaaaattaagattaaatgtgtgtttttctgagtatttctttattttaattaggaataacaattaaaagaatgcttttataatagatgaaaagatgatctgagtgggactttaaagtctgctagcttacagtccctcacacctccaacctaacatcatcagtgcaacaaaaatggtgagcaatatcagaacTATTGAGCCATACAGTTTTTGCGCCAGACCCCAGCTCAGttgaggaaagcaaagacatacatggatcttaacatcttcaagtggatgcatcaaactgaagcgcagcagggagcttgtggcttgccgtagtagcttctatgtcacagctacaagatTTTTTCCAGCTGgattttgcatctgctcctgaatcaccacaatttaaatgatcaaatacacagaaatgcaattttaagcttaattttcttaaaatatatcttctcatcatgagaaaagtgctacaagaacatgttacaaacaccattttcatcggggTCAGTCTGtaagaaggaagctgttcagtATGAAACTAGAAAAATACCAGATTGTCTTCTCTCTTGAATTGTAGCCAGCTTTTTAATGTCAATCAAGAGTGGCCACGCCCATCAAATATAAGACAGCTTCACTCTGTCATCCCATGGTGACAGCTTCTTTCATAAAGCTTCAAATGGTGATTGGCAAtacagaaaataataataaggaaGCGTGCGTTGCTTTTGGCTCATCATGAACATTCTCCAGCTTCAACTGCTTTCCATCATCAGTGAGTTTCACCATGACTACAGCTTCAAAGTTCCCTCAATGAATCAGCTTCACTTTTTTTGGTTCACACAggaaaggcaaaaaaataaatataagtaTGCAAAGAAAAGCACTCTGCACAAGGAGGATGTAAGGAGCTGATTCAATCTAAAGATAATACAACTGTGGATAACCCAGGACACTTCCCAAAGCAGATATAGTAAagggttttttttagcaataagtgTGTAATAGGGTTTAgattttaagcttaaagttaaataaaatcaaataaatcagaGGAAGGATGCATGCGACCAAAAAGATTTACActcaaaaaagcagcttttctgcaATGTtttgcaaatataaaaaaaaaaacttcaggcTAGAATAAAACTGAATCCAGAGGAAAGAGTGTTGAACCAAAAACACCCAGGACAGCCAGGATTTACACTGT
This genomic window contains:
- the cgnl1 gene encoding cingulin-like protein 1 isoform X1, producing the protein MESYRVPGIPNTGQQRGFAQPSRPSRPHSNEAGTYGLSIRVQGIDGHPYVVLNNQDRGPQSLDSYSNGYTDNEGSFIENYQDYDFRGNKEARSNSPFMEYRTQKMMHHPSTQNGVSESQEKKPSTLLNFQRHPEILQPYDPETNSLNLEGFSSIPSVPPVQPENQFKSSPSKSALPIRGRSSSFDRKKDLEGKTKNPSLNLNLNKTPFPTPKSQPLAPAQLAEPMTKPQSQVPQPQYKPFLTNINSLHSKPTSKSQPVLTSQPPVGSSPLSEQSKNSCRSPISVSSANSSLERSRREPDVLPLRRIDSSGPVLESSPRSHHSSSPSTPKTPVEDQMEVLYADTINRHENRRYIPFHPGSGRDIDTGSIPAVDELIEKFDGSSHQRRGRAGRRNRINPEDRKRSRSVDSALGLRNTTNPTDEFYHYQGTSMEHVLRPSQLRLQKLASGDDGKGDPRSNVRSEPSSPQSTIPKGLGFIQGYKRPQSHSSLLPLKSKEREAEASSAPKTSASPSSSLLRPPSNEKPGVGTDVQATPDLLKGQQELSQQTHEETAKQILFNYLKEGSNDNDEVTKKKVNLVFEKIQTLKTRATASTQGNTKSADFAAQTKALQEQNAELEKEITELKRQLEKKIVDNQTQKEAGLSLKELQQELQRCMEECVQLKEKLAKTEADLRTTLEELFQVKMEREQNQTEIRDLQEQLSEMHDELDSAKRSAAADGEKDAIMADMMQLKLAMQEVLLAKEDQEELLRKRERELTALKGALKEEVSAHDQEVDNMKEQYETEISRLQKSLEEARQSSSALLREKTEVEAAKGAAEGQTERLNQETEQLHQRAHELENEVAKLNQILDEAKLQESQLRDKAGRLEKEKKQMEESLNEIKEQEEEMSRANRALTLRLEDVQRNLSKLNSEHKELEERLQEERSQKEQFKSMKNNIEDERKLLDRTVEKLQREMSDIVEASQSSTRELQEQIDIYKEKNRRELTELQRLLRERDEELDKYKQATKALEAELSLRDEDLKQSEKEQEEALLRQKMLEEKCHDLEVQIDKNNQAKDEKARQIKLMEERIAQMEDDLEEERQSGDQLMNRIDRGREQVEQMRSELLQERASRQDLECDKMALERQNKDLKARVAHLENSQKSNKDGLVPQLETRVQELEERLEGEERERANLQLANRKLERKVKEMIMQLDEEHLTMQDQKDQLNLRLKALKRQMDEAEEEIDRLEHGKKKLQRDLDEQQEANEHLQSQLKALQNEMRRKTAAAPLLNSLDEDDDDDVSTDGETYFSSSSSYKRSNPKSMQATFTI
- the cgnl1 gene encoding cingulin-like protein 1 isoform X2 encodes the protein MESYRVPGIPNTGQQRGFAQPSRPSRPHSNEAGTYGLSIRVQGIDGHPYVVLNNQDRGPQSLDSYSNGYTDNEGSFIENYQDYDFRGNKEARSNSPFMEYRTQKMMHHPSTQNGVSESQEKKPSTLLNFQRHPEILQPYDPETNSLNLEGFSSIPSVPPVQPENQFKSSPSKSALPIRGRSSSFDRKKDLEGKTKNPSLNLNLNKTPFPTPKSQPLAPAQLAEPMTKPQSQVPQPQYKPFLTNINSLHSKPTSKSQPVLTSQPPVGSSPLSEQSKNSCRSPISVSSANSSLERSRREPDVLPLRRIDSSGPVLESSPRSHHSSSPSTPKTPVEDQMEVLYADTINRHENRRYIPFHPGSGRDIDTGSIPAVDELIEKFDGSSHQRRGRAGRRNRINPEDRKRSRSVDSALGLRNTTNPTDEFYHYQGTSMEHVLRPSQLRLQKLASGDDGKGDPRSNVRSEPSSPQSTIPKGLGFIQGYKRPQSHSSLLPLKSKEREAEASSAPKTSASPSSSLLRPPSNEKPGVGTDVQATPDLLKGQQELSQQTHEETAKQILFNYLKEGSNDNDEVTKKKVNLVFEKIQTLKTRATASTQGNTKSADFAAQTKALQEQNAELEKEITELKRQLEKKIVDNQTQKEAGLSLKELQQELQRCMEECVQLKEKLAKTEADLRTTLEELFQVKMEREQNQTEIRDLQEQLSEMHDELDSAKRSAAADGEKDAIMADMMQLKLAMQEVLLAKEDQEELLRKRERELTALKGALKEEVSAHDQEVDNMKEQYETEISRLQKSLEEARQSSSALLREKTEVEAAKGAAEGQTERLNQETEQLHQRAHELENEVAKLNQILDEAKLQESQLRDKAGRLEKEKKQMEESLNEIKEQEEEMSRANRALTLRLEDVQRNLSKLNSEHKELEERLQEERSQKEQFKSMKNNIEDERKLLDRTVEKLQREMSDIVEASQSSTRELQEQIDIYKEKNRRELTELQRLLRERDEELDKYKQATKALEAELSLRDEDLKQSEKEQEEALLRQKMLEEKCHDLEVQIDKNNQAKDEKARQIKLMEERIAQMEDDLEEERQSGDQLMNRIDRGREQNKDLKARVAHLENSQKSNKDGLVPQLETRVQELEERLEGEERERANLQLANRKLERKVKEMIMQLDEEHLTMQDQKDQLNLRLKALKRQMDEAEEEIDRLEHGKKKLQRDLDEQQEANEHLQSQLKALQNEMRRKTAAAPLLNSLDEDDDDDVSTDGETYFSSSSSYKRSNPKSMQATFTI